One part of the Chloroflexota bacterium genome encodes these proteins:
- a CDS encoding Rieske 2Fe-2S domain-containing protein, whose translation MLTKEENRYMTETGPGTPMGDFMRRFWHPVLLSEELPEPDCPPKRTKILSEELIAFRDTNGDVGLVDNYCPHRRASLFFGRNEEAGLRCVYHGWKFDVNGDCVDMPSEPAESNFREKVKIKSYPCREGAGMVWAYMGPPELQPEMPKLEYLDMPEDQYVSTKVMYESNYVQVIEGEIDTVHASILHSNLNSLAKSDTATTIGGRYSYRDRPARFFVEDTDSGILIGARRNAEEDSYYWRISRFLYPYITMIPREPHGSARSGLIVPIDDENCWFFWVRWNPYRPLDAEEVRAYELMKASLAPVTYMGQANKRNDYMIDREMQKTVNYTGIPQNNARAQDAAMTDSMGTIVDRSHEHLGTTDMAIIRMRRRLVQGARELEEGIEPYAAGHPEVFAVRSGGAVLPRDVYFTEDPSVQDDIFVR comes from the coding sequence ATGCTGACCAAGGAAGAAAACCGGTACATGACGGAGACCGGTCCGGGCACGCCGATGGGCGACTTCATGCGCCGTTTTTGGCACCCGGTGCTGCTCTCTGAGGAGTTGCCGGAGCCCGACTGCCCGCCCAAGCGGACCAAGATCCTGAGCGAGGAACTCATTGCTTTCCGCGACACCAATGGGGACGTGGGCCTTGTGGACAACTACTGCCCACACCGCAGGGCGAGCCTCTTCTTCGGCCGCAACGAGGAAGCCGGACTCCGCTGTGTGTATCACGGCTGGAAGTTCGACGTGAACGGCGACTGCGTCGACATGCCCTCGGAGCCCGCCGAGTCCAACTTCAGGGAAAAGGTCAAGATCAAGTCCTACCCCTGCCGAGAGGGCGCCGGCATGGTCTGGGCCTACATGGGCCCGCCGGAACTCCAGCCGGAAATGCCCAAGCTGGAATACCTGGACATGCCGGAGGACCAGTATGTCTCCACCAAGGTGATGTATGAGTCCAACTACGTCCAGGTCATTGAGGGTGAGATCGACACCGTCCACGCGTCCATCCTCCACAGCAACCTGAATTCGCTGGCCAAGTCGGACACCGCGACCACCATTGGCGGGCGCTATTCCTACCGCGACCGGCCGGCGCGCTTCTTCGTCGAGGACACGGATAGCGGCATCCTCATCGGCGCGCGCCGCAACGCTGAGGAGGACAGCTACTATTGGCGCATCTCTCGCTTCCTTTATCCCTACATCACCATGATCCCCCGCGAACCGCATGGCTCGGCCCGGTCCGGCCTCATCGTCCCCATCGACGACGAGAACTGCTGGTTCTTCTGGGTCCGCTGGAACCCCTACCGCCCGCTGGACGCAGAGGAGGTCCGCGCCTACGAGCTGATGAAGGCCAGCCTCGCCCCCGTCACGTACATGGGCCAGGCCAACAAGCGCAACGACTACATGATCGACCGCGAGATGCAAAAGACGGTGAACTACACCGGCATCCCGCAGAACAACGCCCGCGCCCAGGACGCCGCCATGACGGACAGCATGGGGACCATCGTCGACCGCTCCCACGAGCACCTCGGCACCACGGACATGGCGATCATCCGCATGCGCCGCCGCCTGGTGCAGGGCGCGCGGGAGCTTGAGGAAGGCATCGAGCCGTACGCCGCCGGCCACCCGGAGGTGTTCGCGGTCCGCTCCGGCGGCGCCGTCCTCCCCCGCGACGTTTACTTCACGGAAGACCCGTCCGTGCAAGACGACATCTTCGTGCGGTAG